The window ACAGCAGGGGACAGTTCCTGGGTGCCAGGCATGTGGAGTCGTTCCATTTCACCCTCCACAGCCCTGTGAGGCTGAAGGAGATTGGAGCTCAGGGGGGACACACTCCCTGCTCGAGGCCACCCCAGGCTGACGTGAACATCTGGCTGCACCCGCACCTCCTGttctctgtgcctggctcacCTCCTGTTGGGCTTTGGGAGCCCGGACTCTTTGTGGAGCCTGCACTCTGGACGTCACTGCACAGTCCCAACACGCTGAGACCCTGTTGCTTGCCAAGTGGTGTGGAGGCCACGTCTGTGGTCCAGCCAGATGCCACTCTGTCCTTCAGAAGTGGAGGTGCTCAGCTGAGACCTCAGACCAGGTCACGTGGATCATAGTGGGACTGCACATTAATCAAACACAAATGATAGTGGAATTATGCATCAGTTATGTAGACCAGGGTTCTGTAAGAGAGGTGAGGGGCTGGGCAGTCTGCGTTTGACACGGTGGTAGAGGAAGAATTCTTTGGCAGTACCAGGACAAGTAAGATAAAACTCCATTCAGTAGCGAACTCTTCCTGAAGAGGAATGGCAATTCCAAACTCTAGCAATAACTCGCTTCAGGTAGGGCTGGATCCAGGGCTTCGGGGTTTCTCCCTCTTTTGAACTGTGCTGGCCTCATGCGCAGGGGTTGTTTCTAGTCCAGAAACATGAGACATGAGAGGGCACAGCACCAGCATCCCATCAACAGAAAACACCTCTCTCTCCTGGCTGGTCTAAGCTGGGACTGCACTTCATTAGCCTCTCTGGTCACATGCCCTTTCCCGAGCCCAGCACATGGCATGTTGGATTTAAAGTTCATGGATTGACAGGGCTTGGGGTGAATCCATGGCACTGAAAGAAGAGAAGGGTGGCCCCTACCGAACATCTGAGGGCATAGCATTTACAAAATGGGTTACAGACTTAGCTGTAAGACCAGAAGTGGTGAAACTACTAACACACACCACAGAGGAGACACTCCAGGCATTGGTCTGGGCAATGATTTCTTTTATAGCAGCCCCGAAAGctcaggcaacaaaagcaaagacAAATGGGACAGTATCAAACCAAAACGCCGCACAGCCAAGGAAAATATTCAAGAGTGAAGAAACACCAGGAGAAAATGCGAGTAAGCCCTACACTTGGCAAGGGGCCAAGATTCAATTATACAAGGAAACAGCAGCCCAGCTTAAAAACGGGCAAAGGCCCTGAACGGACAGTTcttaaaagaagacacacaacggatatatgaaaaaatactcaacatctctAAGCATCAGGGACATGCAAGTCAAAACCAAGTGAGATCTTACCTCACACCTGTCAAAATatcgattttttaaaaatgaaagagggccggggtgcagctcagtggcagagcacttgcctagcctgtgtgaggccctgggttccatccccagcaccacaaaaaacacaacaaacaaaacccccaagtAAACCATGAAAGATAAGTGTCCGGAGTAAgtgcagaaaagaaaactattaaataCTGTTGGTGGGGACATAAATTAGTATGTgtagccattttggaaaacagtgtggagtttcctttgAAAACCagagaactaccatatgacccagcaccCCACTCCCAGGTATGCACCCAAAGAAACCAAAACTGGCCCGTCAAAAAGATGCCTGCGTCCCTTGGGAGGGGCCTGGGGGAGCCccctgggaagggagggggaaggaagccAAGCCTTGAACCCGCAGCTTCTCCACCTTGGGACCCAGGCAGCGGTGGCTTGACTGGCTTGGCTTGGCAGAGCCGCTGCACTACAGGAGCAGTCCCCTGCCTCTCCGCTGAGGCGAGGTGGGGGCGGGCGGAGGGGAGGCCTCCAGGAGCCAGGCAGCTCGATGGCAGCTACACGGAACTGGAGAGGCAGCCTTCGTTCTGGTGGAAAACTTCTACAAATATGTCCGAAGCACAGTCTGCTCAAGAGCAAGGTCAGCAAGCGCAGCTTCTGCGGGAAGAACCACATGCCGAGGGATGTGCTCGGCCAGAACCTGGACGCCAATCACGACAGACCATCAGCTTGGACGAGCACTGGACCTTGAGAGGCGGCGTCACCTGCCGCATTGCCGACCTGAGCCGCCAGCAGAGCAGCAGCTCGGCCCTGGTCCCAGCTCGGGGGCTCTTCCCAggtccctcctctgcctcctctgccctcACCCCTTTCCTTGCTTCTCCTCCAGACCTTCTCCTTACCCTTGCTcagcaggggcaggggagatgtcAGGGCCGCCTTGTGAGTATCTCAATGTGGGGGTGCTTCCCTGGGGGTCTCAGTCCCTGGAGCCAGCGGGCCCTAGGGGACCCCTATGAGACCTCAGTGCTGTTTGGGGCCCCCGAGAGTTTCCTCGCCTGTTCAGTCTGTTCACTCTTCCCATTCCTGATGCTTTTGTCCGTTTCCTGCCTGGTTCTGGGCCCTGCCCTCCAGAGGTCAGCTTGCTGCTTGAGGTCTCCCTGCCCCTGGTGTCAGCAGTGGCAGggacctctctcctcccccacagCCCTCAGCTGGCAGAGAAACGTTTCCAGggactcccccccacccccactagcTGCCTTTGTGTCTAGGAATGAGCTAAGCAGGACTGAGCCCTCTCCCTCTGCTTAGCCAGATGGTAATAAAGGCTGGGTTTGGAGTTTGTATCCCTCTTACCTGGTCCCTTTATGGCATTCATTAAACCCTTCACACtccttggaaaaaaaaagatacctgcACCCCATATTCACTGCAGTGCTATTCTCAATAGCCAGAATACAGAATCGACCaaatgaacggataaagaaaatgtgttatacacatttcagttttaaaagagGCAATTCTGTCATTGGACCCAACAGGGACAAAGCTGGGGGgcattatgataagtgaaataagccaggcaaagAAAAGTACAGCATAATCTCGCTTTCATGTGGAATCCAAGAAAGCTGAGctggcagctgggtgtggtggcttcggacttgggaggctgaggcaggagaactgcaagtcaaggccagcttgggcatcttggcgagaccctgtctcaaaataaaaaattgtaaaagtcCTGGGAAAGTAGTTATAACAAGACATCcaatgtaccccataaatatctacaattgttatttcttgcttaaaaattaaaagatcaacCAGGGGAGGGGATGCTGGGCAGTTAAAGCCAGGGAGCCAGATGGAGGGGGCCAGGTCAAAAGTCAGTCCAGGCAGAAGGTGCCGCTGGGTAATGCAGGGGAGGCCGAGGGAAGAAGAGCAatgtggagaagggaaggggggGGGGGCTCAGCACGTAGAGGGCCACCACGAGGTCCAGGGGCCCCTCCTTGATGAGGAGACAAGGGGCGCCTCAAGGAGGGGTTGGGGCTGTGCTCCCAGTCAGGAGCATGGGGAGAAGGGTGTTGAAGTGACCTCGAGCAGGCCACCTCATAGGGGTCTCCTAGGGCCGGCTGGATCCAGGTACTGAGACCCCCGGGGGAAGCGGCCGCACATTGAGATACTCACAAGGGCCTGCTCCCCACACAAGCCCCCGTCCCGCCCCCGTCCCACCCCCGTGTGCCCCACGGGGCTCCCTCTTGCCCGCCTGACCCGGCCCTCCTCGCCTCCTCTCTTGTCCACGCAGCCCCACTTCCAAGCACCTCGCCACCCCCTTCCTCACCGCTGGCCCCCAGCGTCCTCACCTGCCAGCAGGACCGCATGACCGCGGTAAAAATAACTCCTTTTGACGGCTTGTGAGCCGAGGGGCAGTGGGCGGGGGAGCTGAGCCCCGGCACCAGGGAGGGGCCCTTGAGGGCGGGAGGTGTGGCCTCCTGATGCCAGCCCTTCCCCTCTCTGTCGCACCCCTGCTCAGACGGCACCTCTGCCGCCCCAAGCGCACCCAGCACCAGCAGCTGCGACCCGAACCCAGGGAGCCCGGGTAAGGAGCCCGGCGGGCCGCCTCCAGGCTGGAGAGCTTGACCTCGGGACCCCGCGCTCTGTCCTAGACTGCCGGCCATGGCCTCGGCGATGCGTCCTCGCCCCGTCTTGGTGACCGGGTGCGTCCCCCCAGCCCCCAGTCCGCCAGGGTCCCTCTGAGCCCCGCCCGCACGTCCGAGTCCCCATGGCGGGCACGGCGCCCCCCGGCCGGCGGCGGCCGCAGCGCGTGAGCATGCAGGAGCACATGGCCATCGACGTGAGCCCCGGCCCCATCCGGCCCATCCGCCTCATTTCCGACTACTTCCCGCACTTTTACCCTTTTGCTGAGCCCGCGCAGCGCACCCACGACCAGCGCGCTTCGGAGACCCCCGCCATTCTTTCTGCAACCCCGCCGCAGCCAGACCCAGAGCCACAGGGAGACTCAGACGACAGCAGTGAGTGGGGGCGGGGCAAGGGGACACCCCAGGATGGTGCTGGGGTTTCCCTAGCATCCCTGTGGAGGGTGGGCAGGTGAGCCCACCCAGGCTGACCCTGCCTGCCACCTGCCCTAGCTGCCCTGGGCACCCTCGAGTTCACGCTTCTCTTTGATGCGGACAACAGCACCCTGCACTGCACAGTCCATCTCGCGAAGGTGAGGCTGGGGACAGGGCTCCCTGGGACAGGGGTGGGGCCGCAGGCCTACCCCACATCCACTTCTGTTCCCAGGGTCTCAAGACACCGGCCTCAGGTTCTGTTGACACCTATGTCAAAACCAATCTGCTGCCAGGAGCCAGCAAGGTGAGGGCAAGAGCCAGGTCTTTATCGTTGCTCTCTGGCAGGTCCAGCCCAGGGCACCCACCTGGCCCCAACTTGTCCCAACCTCCAGGGCTTGGACCTCAGTTGCTGGGACTgaggaggcagggcagagggCCGGGAGAGTTTCTGATCCACCCCATCTGGTCTCCAGGCCAGCCAGCTTCGGACCCGCACTGTTCGGGGGACAAGGGGACCTATCTGGGAAGAGACACTTACCTATCACGGCTTCACCCGCCAGGATGCTGGGCGCAAGACCCTACGGTGAGGATCCTGCCTGGGCCACCTGGGGCAGGGTAGGGGGATGGGATTTGCTTGCCAAGTTTGATTAGGGCCACCcccagactgtgtgtgtgtgaagatcCTCGGCTTCGGCGACGGCGGCAGGCACCACCCCTGGGGGAGCTGCGGGTACCCCTGAGGAAACTGGTGCCCAACCGAGCCAGGAGTTTCAACATCTGCCTGGAGAAGCGGAGGCTGGTGAGGGGGCTGAGGTACAGGGTGGTACTGCAGGGTCAGGGGCCTTGTGTTGGGGGTTGCTGGAGAAGGCGGAGCGGGGAGGGGCACCTGAGCAGTGTCCTGCTGAGGTAACTGGGCCCTGCTTTTTCAGACCAAGAAGCCCAAGAGCCTGGACACAGCCCGAGGCATGTCCCTGTATGAGGAGGTGAGTGAGGCAGCTGAGCAGGGCGGGGTGGGCATGCCGGCGGCCCAGGCCGAGGTGGGTTAAACGGAACAGAGGTGGGATGGAGGGGTTTGCAGCCACCTCTCACAAGCCCTGTGAGCCCTTGTAGCCCTGGGAAAACCCAGtggcagggcaggcagagggcGACTCCCTTGCCGTGGCAGCAGGGGGACTGGGGAACTCTGGGGCAAAGCAGAATCCCTGGAGGCACAGCCAGGCCCAGACCTGGCAACCTTGAGGAAGAGGTTGAGAGCTGGGGTGGAAGGGTGGGGTGAGGTCGGGGAGAGGGCAGCTGGGCTGGGCTCCCTGGCAGCAGGCTCTGCCGCTGCGGTCAGTGTGCGTGCCCTTCCTGTGACTGGTTGTCCTAGACGGGTCCTTGTTAGGAGGCAGCAAAGGTAACTGTGGGCTTCTTGGACCCCATCTGAGCCCAGGGACCTAGCAGAACTCCTAGCTCAGCAGGGGAAGGCATCCCTAAGGCCAAGGGtagcccctccctctcctctgggaACAAAAGGGCCTGGTGCCCTGCCCCTAGTGGAGACCCGAGTTGCTGCAGTTGCCAATTAATTAAGCCCAGGTGGGTGAGGCCCTAACAAGGCGGTGACACCACCAAGCACCCTGTGACACCTACCTCCTGTCCCAGCGCCCAGCAGCTGCTCACCGAGCACTCCAGTGTTACTGAGAACTGCCTGTGATGTGGGGGCTGGGTCTCCTGCAGTCACTCCACACAAAGCACAGGAAGAGACACTCTTTCTGGCATCCTCCAAGCTGTGGGCACCAGGGTTCCCGAGTGTGGCAAAGGGCCTTGCCCCAGAGCCGTGGGGTAGGTTTTGGAATTGAAGAGACCTGTTGTCCTTGGGTACAGAacagcctccagagctgcctcTGTGGTACCAGGCTGGTCCTCAGGCGGTGGTTACGGGCACTTGCTGGACGCCACACAGGAAGCGCCTGTTGTTTGGGGCACTCCAGGGACCATCATCTACCTCCCCTCCATGACAAAGATGTGCTAAATGAACCGGCAAGCCCCTCTCCTCAGGCCCTGGAGGGCACAGCTGACCGTAGGTCCTTTCCAGGGTGCCAGATGGTTGCTGTTTGGGGAGACTGCCATACAATTAAATTGGCCCAGTTTCTCTGCAGCTTTCCTATTTGGGGCCTGGACACTGGTGGGGTGGTGGACTTTGGCTGGATGGGGTCTGACCAAAGCCTACACctgcaggaggcagagacaggggcAGCTGGGGAGGACCGTGGGCGCATCCTGCTGTCCCTGTGCTACAGCTCCCAGCGGGGGGGCCTGCTGGTGGGCATTCTGCGCTGTGCCCACCTGGCCCCCATGGACGCCAATGGCTACTCAGACCCCTTTGTCCGCCTGTGAGTGCAGTTGGTGGATGGGTGGGCAGGAAGGGCAAGGTGGCGGCTCCTCACCTCCCAGGGCCACATCTAACTtgcccacctccccacctcctcagTTTCCTGCATCCAAACTTAGGGAAGAAGTCTAAATACAAGACCAGTGTTCGGAGGAAGACCCTGAACCCTGAGTTCAATGAGGTGAGCCAGGGCTGAGCAGGTTCCAGCCGCCCTGGCCTGGACCTGTTTCTCAGACTGAAGGACTCGCCTGCTCgctcctgcccctctccctgcagGAGTTCTTCTACGCAGGCCCCAGGGAGGAGCTGGTCCAGAAAACACTGCTGGTGTCTGTGTGGGACTACGACCTGGGCACGGCAGACGACTTCATTGGTGAGCAGAACGCAGGGCACTGTGGGGAGCCCTATGGGCTCCTGCCAACCCTGATCCGTGTCCCTGGCAGGTGGGGTGCAGCTGAGCAGCCAGGCCAGTGGGGAGCGTCTGCGCCACTGGCGTGAGTGCCTGGGCCATGCAGACCACCGGCTGGAGCTGTGGCACCTGCTGGACGGCGTGCCACCCCAGCTTGGCGATTAGCCAGTACAGGGCCCTGCTTGCAGACCTGCCCCACAGTGGCCAGGACACCCCTGGAGCTGGGAGGATCCAGGGGACTCCCCCACCTGCTGTGCCCATTCCCGTGACCCAGGAATGTTTCCTCTCCCTCCACATTCACCCCACCCCAGATCataaagccaaaataaacatcTTCTGACCAGAGCAGTTCGTCCTTCCTCTGGCCACGTGCCCCACCTCCCCTGCCTTCGCCT of the Sciurus carolinensis chromosome 11, mSciCar1.2, whole genome shotgun sequence genome contains:
- the LOC124960412 gene encoding double C2-like domain-containing protein gamma; this translates as MAGTAPPGRRRPQRVSMQEHMAIDVSPGPIRPIRLISDYFPHFYPFAEPAQRTHDQRASETPAILSATPPQPDPEPQGDSDDSTALGTLEFTLLFDADNSTLHCTVHLAKGLKTPASGSVDTYVKTNLLPGASKASQLRTRTVRGTRGPIWEETLTYHGFTRQDAGRKTLRLCVCEDPRLRRRRQAPPLGELRVPLRKLVPNRARSFNICLEKRRLTKKPKSLDTARGMSLYEEEAETGAAGEDRGRILLSLCYSSQRGGLLVGILRCAHLAPMDANGYSDPFVRLFLHPNLGKKSKYKTSVRRKTLNPEFNEEFFYAGPREELVQKTLLVSVWDYDLGTADDFIGGVQLSSQASGERLRHWRECLGHADHRLELWHLLDGVPPQLGD